From the Solanum lycopersicum chromosome 10, SLM_r2.1 genome, one window contains:
- the LOC138339147 gene encoding agamous-like MADS-box protein AGL62 — MESKNSNVDLALAKEKRVEGAKIFQMQKSLFKRANDLAILCGIHIAILIFSVGRQPISFGTPDVETVVQKFMEANHPTAPRFYMKMKKNEEENKEKGKSVEDNIAHRQLEDFESPYLGSLLKLYQGLTEFEDLLNKEIDPTQLNQEIEKHEDPKIVSKMNVASSSYLPTDMLSP; from the coding sequence ATGGAATCAAAGAATTCCAATGTTGATTTAGCACTTGCAAAAGAAAAACGTGTTGAGGGTGCTAAAATCTTTCAGATGCAGAAATCACTTTTTAAGAGAGCAAACGACCTTGCTATCTTATGTGGAATCCACATAGCTATCCTAATTTTCTCAGTCGGCCGTCAACCAATTTCTTTTGGAACGCCCGATGTGGAAACGGTTGTCCAAAAATTCATGGAGGCTAACCATCCAACCGCACCTCGATTCTATATGAAGatgaaaaagaatgaagaagaaaacaaggaGAAAGGAAAATCTGTTGAAGATAATATCGCACATCGGCAACTAGAAGATTTCGAGTCTCCTTATTTGGGAAGTCTTCTGAAGTTGTACCAAGGGCTCACAGAATTTGAAGATCTATTGAATAAGGAGATCGATCCCACACAATTGAATCAAGAGATCGAAAAACATGAAGATCCAAAAATAGTATCTAAAATGAATGTGGCTAGTTCTTCGTATTTACCAACTGATATGCTTAGTCCTTAA